The following nucleotide sequence is from Aspergillus luchuensis IFO 4308 DNA, chromosome 1, nearly complete sequence.
ACTCGTAACCGTGGTCCTTCGTTTCGtagttctctctctcttttttttcgcCTCTTTTCGGGGTTCCTGTTTTGTGTGGTTTATATCACGTAGATCTATGTGGGAGTCATGATATCAATGGCGGTGGTTTCAACataaaataagtaagaaGTTCTGCCCATTTTTTCTCTAGTCATTTCGTTGCCTTCTAAATCTAGTCCTTCTCAAGTCTGACGGCAGGGTTGGActcgatgaagccgagaTCGACCTTGTGACCCAGGAGTTCTCGGATGTTGCTAACGCCGTATCTGATACATTGTTAGTATCAAATGTCATTCTGTATCGTGTTTGTTTCTGACTTACTTGATCATGGTCGGTCTCTCCAGACTCAATCCCCATCCGTAGACCTGCATGCCCTTGGGGATACCCATGGGTTCTAACATCTCCGGACGGAACATACCACTGTTTCCGATCTCCACCCACTTACCAAGGCCAGCGTGGTAACCGAAGATCTCCATACTGGGCTCGGTGTAGGGGTTGTAGGCCGGCTTGAAGCGGAGCTGGTGGATGCCCATCTTGGCGAAGAAGACCTCCATGAAGCCAATCAGACCACCAAGGGTGAGACCAAAGTCGGCAATGACACCCTCGATCTGGTGGAACTCAGCCAAGTGGGTGGCGTCGACCGCCTCGTTACGGAACACTCGGTCGATACTGAAGTATCTCGCCGGACGGGGGTTGGCCGCCAGCTTGTGCAGAACATATGTCGAAACCGAGGTGGTGTGTGTGCGGAGAACCAGCCGCAGCGACTCGTCGGCATCCCAGGGGTAGCGGTAGCCAATGGATCCGTACTTGCCATTCTCGTGCACCTGGCGGACGTCCTCCCAGTACTGCTTGTAGTCGAGGGGCTTCTCCTGGGCGGCGTTCGAGGCCGGCTGGATGGACTTGGGACGGTGAGGGTCATTCTCTGGGTCCTCGCGGGGCGGGTCGGCCTTGACCGGGTCGGCGATGTAGAAGGTATCTTGAAGGTCACGGGCGGGGTGTTGCTGAGGGACGAAGAGGGCGTCGAAGTTCCAGAAGCCCGTCTCGACGAAACGGTTGGTAGGCATCTCCTCGAAACCCATTTCGAAGAAGATGTTGCGGAATTCCTGGCGCACCTTGTTCAGGGGGTGGAAAGCACCAGCGGGCGTGGGGGCacccttggccttgaagtTGTAGGGCTTCAGCTGGGCCGTCTTCCAGGAGCCGTTCATGAGCATCTCCGCGGTCAGGTCGGTCTCCTCCTTGACGAATTCGCGCGCGAACTTGGGACCCTTGGAGATCTTGAAGGAAATGACCTTTTGCAGGGCGACCAGCTTGCGCCGCTTCAGATCTGTGAGGGCCTTCTGGTCGTTCAGAGTCTGGGTGTTCTTGACCGTCAGCAACAACTCGCGGGTCTCGTCCACGATGGTGTCGGTCGTCGCCCGCAGAAGatccttgtccttcttgaTCCAGCCCTTCTTGAAAGCATTGCCCTGACCGATCTTGGCGTTGTCCTTTCCAACGACTCCGGGCAACTCGGCGATCTTCAATCCGTCCATGGCAGCCAACACGGCTTGGAACACTTTGGCTTCGTGACTGCCATTCGTGGCGATTTCTTCACCTTCGGGGGTCAAGACAGCAACCTCTTTATCGAAGGTCTCATACTCGACCATCTGTCGGGAGGCTAGACGGTCGAGGGCGGCCTTGACGTTTagtgagggggtggaggggaaggcTTcgctggagaggatggaggcGTCGGACGCGGACAGGGCGTCCAGGATGGGGCTCGTCATATCGGTCGCCATGATTGCGAGTCGTGAACCCCGAGGCACGGATCTAAGGGGCGTAAAAGGGTGCTGAGAAGACCGACTGTGCGATTGGGGACTTCAATCAGATACTTGCCCACTTTCCGAAATTGTGACTCTTTCGGGCACCTCGTCGATTACGGCGAACGTCAAAGACCAGCTGTGCCGTCCCGTGACCAGCCGGTGGTTTTTACCCCGCCATCCGTTTGGCTGCGTTTCTCTTACTGATAGTTTAGTTGGAGTATAGAATTAAAACACTAATTATCGACATGTCATGACTCTTCAGATCGATCCCTCCGCAGTTTGTATGCATGCAGATGTGTATGTATCCTGGACGATCACAGAATGAGGGGTCACCAGTCTGTCTCTCTTGTGCCAATGCAATACCCCATGGTCTTTGCTGCTTAATTCCTGGCCACACCCCCGCGAGGACCGGTTCTGCAGCTGAGCAGAAGATGTTCGCATGATCTTGCTTGAAGATCAAGCGATCAGATCAACTGCAACTactgaggtggtggtggtgtcgctAGTAACACTCGGTTGTCTCCCGACTTGCattgggggaagggggggatattcagggaaaaaaaaagggcgTAACAGAAACAGGAAAATGCAGCTGAGTCTGTGCAATGTAAATATAGCACGGGAGGACTtggtgatgctggtggtggtattactagtagtaccgATCAAAGGCCGAAACctgaagaatatatactactaccaccagcGACTTCTTCATTTCCTGCCATACTCACGCTGAATATCAGGGCGAGCACTGCATTTATCCTGAATGATTACTCCCAGCCATGCCAATGATTGTGGATGGTCTCATACGTGCACCCTGTCCAGTAGTAGTTGTGTAGTGGCTATGCCTCTGCCGTTCGACGAGCTGCAGCCTGCCACAATCCGAGATAGTAGCAAGTCCTAGAGGCTATCTCATGCAGCCACACTGCCCAATATGGAGGAGTGTACTCCGCATCGACTATAACTCACCACGAAACACGAGCAAGAGCAAGGTTTTGAGACTATTTAGCTGGCTGACGGAGATTGCATCAGCGCTAGTGACCTTTTTTGTCTCCCGTGAGTCCCCAAGCGCAACGGCTCCGACCATAATCCGGGGACTCCGTAACTAAGTGACCTGAACGAAGGTTTGTCTAAACCATGCAGCTTCATTGCCATCAGTCGTGGTTGTTGGCAGATGGGCTAGATACCGCGCCTTTTAGTCCGATAGCCTTGGCCAATTTAGCTCCTCATCCGACAATTAGGCGAAGGCTTAAGGCGAGTTAGTCGCCCATTTAATTGCAGTAATTGGTGGCCAGGGCTATTCCACGTACTCATTCAGCAAGCACATCGATGTCACCGGATCATGGCTGGCCCGCGTTTTTGGGAAATCTTGCTTTTTTAGACAGATTTTGAGCGGATCTCGAACAGTCGGTTTTTCCATGAAGTCATTTCTCAAAGCAAGCTTCAGCAATTTGGTACTTTGATGGTCCAGACGTGGCCCGAGACTGCTAATAGGTAGACCAGAATCTTAGGGatgtactatgtatgtatgtatgcatggtAAGGCGCAACCCACCCCGGTCACCCGGGGAAGAAATTGTTAGCACCCCATGATGGATCAAAGTCTGATACATCTCGCATGTCGCTGGACAAGAACAGCAGCACCGCCTCAATGAGTAGAAAAGACGATACACGCATACATACAGATAacctgtatgtatgtatcggGGATCCTTACAGTAACAACCTTGAACCTCGCATGAGAGTCCCAGACGGGCCTAGCTCGTGGGGCTAAAGAAGGCCCTCCGAATTTGTCTGGGTCTGATTGGCCATTCCGTGGAACAGATGGGTCTCGCACGCGACCGTTGGGTCTGGACTGGGCGCCGTCGACGCCTCGGGGATCTTGTCGATACACATTCCCCGTATGAAGATTACCTCACCCTCTCATTCTCGGCCATTCTTCCTGGAAACTCGCTGGCACTGCCCTCTACCATGTGTATTCTCCCATACTTTACACCTCTCTTGCTTCGCTTTCAccattcttcccccccaccaTGACGCTGAGGACCGACGCCTCCGGTTCGGAGCGAGAGCCCGACTCAGTTCTCAAACCCGGATGGGAAGTCTAAAATTCAGAGTTGACCGACGAACCTTGGTCTTGGGACCTTGCTACTTCGCATACTAGCATTTAGGGGATCCGTAAGGTATCCGACGACCCGGGAATTTTCCAGACTGAACTTATCCGATGAACGCGAGGGCTGATTCATGCAGTCAAATAGGCAGCAGCTCGGTAGTTAAAAACCCAAATCCACAGAGGATCTTCACGCAAGGTCAACTATCTGGTTAGgcagtacggagtaccacTACTGACTTGCCTATACCGTGTGCCCTCCTCGTTCCTGAATAGACTTGGGTTGGTTGATCTACTCCCTGATCATCCCCGATCAACGGTTAACGAGATTGATGGACCACTTCCCGTGGTATGGAAAGCGGCAGGTTTGTTTCCTGTTCCTGCACCTCCTTGTTCAGTAGTGTTTAGACCGGGGGAAGCTGTGGAATTTTGCTCGCCCTGTCATCCTGTCATGGCCTCTCCCGCGGGCATTTCCCTTCCCAAACCCAGCAAGCCATGAAATTGTCGGGCGTGTGATAGGTAATCTTAACCGGGGCCGACTCAAGCCAGCTAATTTGCTGGAGCCACGGAAAATCGATCGCCACTAGTCTTGGAGCCGATCAGCTGCGTTCCAATCATGACACGCTGGGTATGGAGCATAGCGAAAAGGTCAACCATCAACACGCGCGCATGGCGGACTGACCGTAAAATTGGCGTATTCGGGCTGTCTTTTCGATGAATTTTAGCAGGGcgtgtgagtgagtgtggCTTTGCTGATTCTGGCGGAGCTAAATCTCTTTTAATctttccacccccaaaagAACTATCGACTAGCGTTAATTGCTCCGGAAGGTATAAAGTGACTTTGGACctctgatgaagaggaaaacGCAGCAAAAGTACATCCGTACCTGCCTGACTTCTTCGAGCCAAAAGCAGGGATGCCCGTGCGTTACAGGGCACCAAGCCTGCAGAGGGTTGTGGAATTTGTGGAGGTAGGACACGGTGTCGACGGGTTCTTTCCCGGAGGTTTCTTATGCCCACGCACCCACGTTTCAAAGGCGCACACACACCCAGGGCATACAGGATATTGAGGTGAGACACCCAAGGGACCACTTGCTATAATTATTCTCTTGAGACATGGTAGTGGCTTTAGTGATTTCCTTTCCTGGTGATAGTGGCAGTTCGATAGGTtcaaaaaaagcaaagaaaagtcGTGGTCAATATCCACCTTGAATAGGCGCCTGTTGAATTTCGAGACCGGATCCCAAGGGTCCTATCATATCTCGCTGCGTACCTGCTAGTGCTTCTGTAgtgagaagggagagagatgaGACCCAAGGTCGCACATACAGGCGAAAATTGCAGGCGAAGGAAATAAgtaaagagaaggagaaaaaaaaaagaaaaaagtaagcAAGAATCTGGAATTCTGtgacagatagataaatagatagatagagcCGATCATCGATCACCGACCAGAtagattcttattatttttcttttcttttcctaaCTTAACTTGCCGTATACATACAAGTAATAGGAATTCTGCGGGGAAATAAACACCACACATCCAAGGCCGGCAGGCAGACAGAGGACGTGGCGGATTAGACGGCATCGGAGGACGGTTTCGGAGGGGGGACCCAGACACGCCTCGCTGAAGGCCGCTAAACTCTACCCAACTAGTGGTCCCTGGTGCCTGCCTGACCAGTCAGTACCTAGTATGGTGTCTATGAGTTTAGTAGTTGGTTTGAAATCATGTAATTTACCCAAGCAGGCAAAGTTCCGGTCCTGTTCACTAATAATGATGCCtttt
It contains:
- the FRS2 gene encoding phenylalanine--tRNA ligase subunit alpha (BUSCO:EOG09261RU1;~COG:J;~EggNog:ENOG410PG09;~InterPro:IPR006195,IPR040725,IPR004529,IPR002319;~PFAM:PF18553,PF01409;~TransMembrane:1 (o396-416i);~go_component: GO:0005737 - cytoplasm [Evidence IEA];~go_function: GO:0000049 - tRNA binding [Evidence IEA];~go_function: GO:0000166 - nucleotide binding [Evidence IEA];~go_function: GO:0004812 - aminoacyl-tRNA ligase activity [Evidence IEA];~go_function: GO:0004826 - phenylalanine-tRNA ligase activity [Evidence IEA];~go_function: GO:0005524 - ATP binding [Evidence IEA];~go_process: GO:0006432 - phenylalanyl-tRNA aminoacylation [Evidence IEA];~go_process: GO:0043039 - tRNA aminoacylation [Evidence IEA]) → MATDMTSPILDALSASDASILSSEAFPSTPSLNVKAALDRLASRQMVEYETFDKEVAVLTPEGEEIATNGSHEAKVFQAVLAAMDGLKIAELPGVVGKDNAKIGQGNAFKKGWIKKDKDLLRATTDTIVDETRELLLTVKNTQTLNDQKALTDLKRRKLVALQKVISFKISKGPKFAREFVKEETDLTAEMLMNGSWKTAQLKPYNFKAKGAPTPAGAFHPLNKVRQEFRNIFFEMGFEEMPTNRFVETGFWNFDALFVPQQHPARDLQDTFYIADPVKADPPREDPENDPHRPKSIQPASNAAQEKPLDYKQYWEDVRQVHENGKYGSIGYRYPWDADESLRLVLRTHTTSVSTYVLHKLAANPRPARYFSIDRVFRNEAVDATHLAEFHQIEGVIADFGLTLGGLIGFMEVFFAKMGIHQLRFKPAYNPYTEPSMEIFGYHAGLGKWVEIGNSGMFRPEMLEPMGIPKGMQVYGWGLSLERPTMIKYGVSNIRELLGHKVDLGFIESNPAVRLEKD